One Mycoavidus sp. B2-EB genomic region harbors:
- a CDS encoding replicative DNA helicase — protein sequence MNIVNPDPQLTALKVPPHSIEAEQSVLGGLLLDNSAWDRIADFLQESNFYRYDHRLIFQHIGKLITAVRPADVITVFESLTSSGKAEEVGGLAYLNALAQNTPSAANIRRYAEIVRDRAVLRKLVTVADEISGDAFNPQGKEVRQLLDEAESKVFAIAEEGTRGGQGFIEIKPLLSQVVERIDTLYHQENSTDVTGTPTGFVDLDRMTSGLHGGELVIIAGRPSMGKTSLAMNIGEYVAVEYGLPVAVFSMEMPGTQLAMRMLGSVGRLDAHRLRTGKLTDEDWPKLTHAMQKMSDAQIFVDEQSALNPLELRARARRLSRQCGQLGLIIIDYLQLMSSASSGENRATEISEISRSLKSLAKELNVPVVALSQLNRGLEQRPNKRPVMSDLRESGAIEQDADVIFFIYRDEVYNPDSQDKGTAEIIIGKQRNGPIGVVRLTFLGQYTKFDNFAGQPMYNT from the coding sequence ATGAATATAGTTAATCCAGACCCTCAACTCACCGCCCTCAAAGTCCCACCTCATTCGATTGAAGCTGAACAATCGGTATTAGGGGGACTTTTGCTCGACAATAGCGCCTGGGACAGAATTGCCGACTTTTTACAAGAAAGTAATTTCTATCGCTATGACCACCGGTTAATTTTCCAGCATATCGGTAAATTAATTACGGCGGTGCGGCCAGCCGATGTGATCACCGTATTTGAATCACTGACCTCATCGGGCAAGGCGGAGGAGGTGGGGGGGCTCGCCTATTTGAATGCTTTAGCGCAAAACACGCCTAGCGCAGCCAATATCCGCCGTTATGCAGAAATCGTGCGGGATCGCGCGGTGTTGCGCAAGCTGGTCACGGTGGCGGATGAAATTTCAGGTGATGCCTTTAATCCACAAGGCAAAGAGGTGCGTCAGTTACTGGATGAGGCTGAGTCAAAAGTATTTGCGATTGCGGAAGAGGGCACGCGTGGCGGGCAGGGGTTTATTGAAATTAAGCCATTGCTGTCGCAAGTGGTGGAGCGTATCGATACGCTCTATCATCAAGAAAATTCAACCGATGTCACGGGTACACCCACGGGTTTTGTCGATCTTGACCGCATGACTTCCGGTTTGCATGGGGGGGAGCTGGTTATCATTGCGGGGCGTCCGTCGATGGGTAAGACCTCATTGGCGATGAATATCGGCGAATATGTTGCGGTTGAATATGGCTTGCCCGTAGCCGTATTTTCAATGGAAATGCCGGGCACGCAACTTGCCATGCGGATGTTAGGTTCAGTCGGGCGGCTGGATGCGCACCGGCTTCGCACCGGCAAGCTGACAGATGAAGACTGGCCTAAACTGACGCACGCGATGCAAAAAATGAGCGATGCGCAAATTTTTGTGGATGAGCAAAGCGCGCTTAATCCGCTTGAATTACGTGCTCGTGCGCGGCGCTTGTCACGCCAATGCGGACAGCTAGGTTTAATTATTATTGATTATTTACAATTGATGTCATCCGCCTCTTCGGGTGAAAATCGCGCTACCGAAATCTCGGAAATTTCACGTTCGCTCAAGAGTTTGGCAAAAGAACTCAATGTGCCGGTGGTTGCACTCTCACAGCTTAACCGTGGGCTTGAGCAGCGGCCGAATAAACGCCCTGTTATGTCTGATCTGCGTGAATCTGGAGCCATTGAACAAGATGCCGATGTGATTTTCTTTATCTACCGTGATGAAGTCTATAACCCGGATAGCCAGGATAAAGGCACGGCCGAGATTATTATTGGCAAGCAGCGTAATGGGCCAATTGGCGTTGTGCGGTTGACTTTTTTGGGGCAATACACCAAATTCGATAATTTCGCAGGCCAGCCAATGTATAACACTTAG